In Escherichia ruysiae, a genomic segment contains:
- the leuO gene encoding transcriptional regulator LeuO produces the protein MSEVKTDHPEIAELSKPQLRMVDLNLLTVFDAVMQEQNITRAAHVLGMSQPAVSNAVARLKVMFNDELFVRYGRGIQPTARAFQLFGSVRQALQLVQNELPGSGFEPASSERVFHLCVCSPLDSILTSQIYNHIEQIAPNIHVIFKSSLNQNTEHQLRYQETEFVISYEDFHRPEFTSVPLFKDEMVLVASKNHPTIKGTLLKHDVYNEQHAAVSLDRFASFSQPWYDTVDKQASIAYQGMAMMSVLSVVSQTHLVAIAPRWLAEEFAESLELQVLPLPLKQNSRTCYLSWHEAAGRDKGHQWMEEQLVSICKR, from the coding sequence ATGTCAGAGGTAAAAACAGATCATCCAGAAATTGCGGAGTTAAGTAAGCCACAGCTACGCATGGTCGATCTAAACTTATTAACCGTTTTCGATGCCGTGATGCAGGAGCAGAACATTACCCGTGCCGCGCATGTTCTGGGCATGTCGCAACCTGCGGTCAGTAACGCTGTTGCACGCCTGAAGGTGATGTTTAATGACGAGCTTTTTGTTCGTTATGGGCGTGGTATCCAACCGACTGCCCGCGCTTTTCAACTTTTTGGCTCTGTGCGTCAGGCGCTGCAATTAGTGCAAAACGAATTACCAGGTTCAGGTTTTGAGCCGGCCAGCAGCGAACGTGTATTCCATCTTTGCGTTTGCAGCCCGTTAGATAGCATTCTTACCTCGCAGATTTATAATCACATTGAGCAAATCGCGCCAAATATTCATGTGATATTCAAGTCTTCATTAAATCAGAACACCGAACATCAGCTACGTTATCAGGAAACGGAGTTTGTTATTAGTTATGAAGACTTCCATCGTCCTGAATTTACCAGTGTGCCATTATTTAAAGATGAAATGGTGCTGGTAGCCAGCAAGAACCATCCGACTATTAAAGGCACATTACTGAAACATGACGTTTATAACGAACAACATGCGGCGGTTTCGCTTGATCGTTTCGCGTCATTTAGTCAACCGTGGTATGACACGGTAGATAAGCAAGCCAGTATCGCGTATCAGGGCATGGCAATGATGAGCGTTCTTAGCGTGGTGTCGCAAACGCATCTGGTTGCTATTGCGCCGCGTTGGCTGGCTGAAGAGTTCGCTGAGTCCTTAGAGTTACAGGTATTACCGCTGCCATTAAAACAAAATAGCAGAACCTGTTACCTCTCCTGGCATGAGGCTGCCGGGCGTGATAAAGGCCATCAATGGATGGAAGAGCAATTAGTCTCTATTTGTAAACGTTAA
- the cra gene encoding catabolite repressor/activator, which yields MKLDEIARLAGVSRTTASYVINGKAKQYRVSDKTVEKVMAVVREHNYHPNAVAAGLRAGRTRSIGLVIPDLENTSYTRIANYLERQARQRGYQLLIACSEDQPDNEMRCIEHLLQRQVDAIIVSTSLPPEHPFYQRWANDPFPIVALDRALDREHFTSVVGADQDDAEMLAEELRKFPAETVLYLGALPELSVSFLREQGFRTAWKDDPREVHFLYANSYEREAAAQLFEKWLETHPMPQALFTTSFALLQGVMDVTLRRDGKLPSDLAIATFGDNELLDFLQCPVLAVAQRHRDVAERVLEIVLASLDEPRKPKPGLTRIKRNLYRRGVLSRS from the coding sequence GTGAAACTGGATGAAATCGCTCGGCTGGCGGGAGTGTCGCGGACCACTGCAAGCTATGTTATTAACGGCAAAGCGAAGCAATACCGTGTGAGCGACAAAACCGTTGAGAAAGTCATGGCCGTGGTGCGTGAGCACAATTACCACCCGAATGCCGTGGCGGCTGGGCTTCGTGCTGGACGCACACGTTCTATTGGTCTTGTTATCCCCGATCTTGAGAACACAAGTTATACCCGCATTGCTAACTATCTTGAACGCCAGGCGCGTCAACGCGGCTATCAGCTACTCATTGCTTGTTCCGAAGATCAGCCAGACAACGAAATGCGTTGTATTGAGCATCTTTTACAGCGTCAGGTCGATGCCATCATTGTTTCGACTTCGCTGCCGCCAGAGCATCCTTTCTATCAACGCTGGGCTAATGACCCGTTCCCAATTGTCGCGCTGGATCGCGCCCTCGATCGTGAACATTTCACCAGCGTGGTTGGTGCCGACCAGGATGATGCCGAAATGTTGGCGGAAGAGTTACGTAAGTTTCCGGCCGAAACAGTACTTTATCTTGGCGCGCTGCCGGAGCTTTCTGTCAGCTTCCTGCGTGAGCAGGGTTTCCGAACTGCCTGGAAAGATGATCCGCGCGAAGTGCATTTCCTTTATGCCAATAGCTATGAGCGGGAAGCTGCTGCCCAGTTATTCGAAAAATGGCTGGAAACGCATCCGATGCCGCAGGCGCTGTTCACTACCTCTTTTGCATTGTTGCAGGGAGTGATGGATGTCACGTTGCGTCGCGATGGTAAACTGCCTTCCGATCTGGCGATTGCCACCTTTGGCGATAACGAATTGCTCGACTTCTTACAATGTCCTGTGCTGGCCGTGGCTCAGCGTCATCGGGATGTCGCTGAGCGCGTGCTGGAGATTGTCCTGGCGAGTCTGGACGAGCCGCGTAAGCCAAAACCAGGCTTAACGCGCATCAAACGAAATCTCTATCGTCGCGGCGTACTCAGTCGTAGCTAA
- the ilvI gene encoding acetolactate synthase 3 large subunit produces the protein MEMLSGAEMVVRSLIDQGVKQVFGYPGGAVLDIYDALHTVGGIDHVLVRHEQAAVHMADGLARATGEVGVVLVTSGPGATNAITGIATAYMDSIPLVILSGQVATSLIGYDAFQECDMVGISRPVVKHSFLVKQTEDIPQVLKKAFWLAASGRPGPVVVDLPKDILNPANKLPYVWPESVSMRSYNPTTLGHKGQIKRALQTLAAAKKPVVYVGGGAVTAACHQQLKQIIEQLNLPVVSSLMGLGAFPATHRQALGMLGMHGTYEANMTMHNADVIFAVGVRFDDRTTNNLAKYCPNATVLHIDIDPTSISKTVTADIPIVGDARLVLDQMLELLSQETSSQPLDEIRDWWQKIEQWRARQCLKYDTQSEKIKPQAVIETLWRLTKGDAYVTSDVGQHQMFAALYYPFDKPRRWINSGGLGTMGFGLPAALGVKMALPEETVVCVTGDGSIQMNIQELSTALQYELPVLVVNLNNRYLGMVKQWQDMIYSGRHSQSYMQSLPDFVRLAEAYGHVGIQISRPDELESKLGESLEQVRNNRLVFVDVTVDGSEHVYPMQIRGGGMDEMWLSKTERT, from the coding sequence ATGGAGATGTTGTCTGGAGCCGAGATGGTCGTCCGATCGCTTATCGATCAGGGCGTTAAGCAAGTATTCGGTTATCCCGGAGGCGCGGTCCTTGATATTTACGATGCATTGCATACCGTGGGCGGTATTGATCACGTATTAGTTCGTCATGAGCAGGCAGCGGTACATATGGCCGATGGCCTGGCGCGCGCGACCGGAGAAGTGGGCGTTGTGCTGGTGACATCGGGTCCTGGAGCCACCAACGCAATTACCGGTATCGCCACCGCCTATATGGACTCCATTCCGCTGGTTATCCTTTCCGGGCAGGTGGCAACCTCGTTGATAGGTTACGATGCCTTTCAGGAGTGTGACATGGTGGGAATTTCCCGGCCGGTGGTTAAACACAGTTTTCTGGTTAAGCAAACGGAAGACATTCCGCAGGTGCTGAAAAAGGCTTTCTGGCTGGCGGCAAGCGGGCGTCCTGGTCCGGTGGTGGTTGATTTACCGAAAGATATTCTTAATCCGGCGAACAAATTACCTTACGTCTGGCCGGAATCGGTCAGTATGCGCTCGTATAACCCGACAACGTTGGGTCATAAAGGGCAGATTAAACGCGCATTACAAACGCTGGCTGCGGCGAAAAAACCGGTTGTTTACGTAGGCGGTGGTGCAGTGACTGCGGCTTGCCATCAACAACTCAAACAGATTATTGAGCAACTTAATCTTCCTGTCGTCTCGTCATTAATGGGATTAGGCGCGTTTCCGGCAACGCATCGTCAGGCGCTGGGAATGTTGGGAATGCACGGCACTTACGAAGCCAATATGACAATGCATAATGCGGATGTGATTTTTGCCGTTGGCGTACGCTTTGATGACCGCACTACTAACAATCTGGCAAAGTACTGCCCAAATGCGACGGTGTTACATATTGATATTGATCCAACCTCTATCTCAAAAACCGTGACCGCCGACATCCCGATTGTTGGCGATGCGCGGCTGGTGTTGGATCAAATGCTGGAGTTGTTATCACAAGAAACGTCTTCGCAACCACTGGATGAGATCCGCGACTGGTGGCAGAAAATTGAACAGTGGCGCGCTCGCCAGTGCCTGAAATACGACACTCAGAGCGAAAAGATTAAACCGCAGGCGGTGATAGAGACGCTCTGGCGACTGACGAAGGGGGACGCTTACGTTACGTCCGACGTCGGGCAGCACCAGATGTTCGCCGCACTTTATTATCCTTTCGACAAACCGCGTCGCTGGATCAACTCCGGTGGCCTCGGCACCATGGGGTTTGGTTTACCTGCGGCGCTGGGCGTCAAAATGGCGTTGCCGGAAGAAACTGTGGTCTGCGTTACTGGCGACGGCAGTATTCAGATGAATATTCAGGAGCTGTCTACAGCCTTGCAATACGAGCTTCCGGTGCTGGTGGTGAATCTTAATAACCGCTATCTGGGGATGGTGAAACAGTGGCAGGACATGATCTATTCCGGCCGTCATTCACAATCTTATATGCAATCTCTGCCAGATTTCGTCCGCCTGGCAGAAGCCTATGGTCATGTTGGTATCCAGATTTCGCGCCCGGATGAGCTGGAAAGTAAACTTGGCGAGTCGCTGGAACAGGTACGAAATAATCGCCTGGTATTTGTTGATGTCACCGTCGATGGCAGTGAGCACGTTTATCCGATGCAGATTCGCGGGGGCGGAATGGATGAAATGTGGTTAAGCAAAACGGAGAGAACCTGA
- the rsmH gene encoding 16S rRNA (cytosine(1402)-N(4))-methyltransferase RsmH → MMENYKHTTVLLDEAVNGLNIRPDGIYIDGTFGRGGHSRLILSQLGEEGRLLAIDRDPQAIAVAKTIDDPRFSIIHGPFSALGEYVAERDLIGKIDGILLDLGVSSPQLDDAERGFSFMRDGPLDMRMDPTRGQSAAEWLQTAEEADIAWVLKTYGEERFAKRIARAIVERNREQPMTRTKELAEVVAAATPVKDKFKHPATRTFQAVRIWVNSELEEIEQALKSSLNVLAPGGRLSIISFHSLEDRIVKRFMRENSRGPQVPAGLPMTEEQLKKLGGRQLRALGKLMPGEEEVAENPRARSSVLRIAERTNA, encoded by the coding sequence ATGATGGAAAACTATAAACACACTACGGTGCTGCTGGATGAAGCCGTAAATGGCCTCAATATCCGTCCTGACGGTATCTACATTGATGGAACTTTTGGTCGCGGTGGTCACTCACGTCTGATCCTCTCGCAGCTTGGCGAAGAGGGACGTTTGCTGGCGATCGATCGCGATCCGCAGGCTATTGCCGTTGCGAAGACTATTGATGATCCGCGCTTCTCCATCATACATGGACCTTTCTCCGCGCTGGGCGAATACGTCGCCGAGCGTGATCTTATCGGCAAGATTGACGGCATTCTCCTCGATCTTGGCGTCTCTTCACCACAACTCGATGATGCTGAACGCGGTTTTTCCTTTATGCGCGATGGCCCGCTGGACATGCGTATGGATCCGACGCGCGGTCAATCCGCTGCTGAATGGCTACAAACTGCCGAAGAAGCCGATATCGCCTGGGTATTGAAAACGTATGGCGAAGAACGTTTCGCTAAACGTATTGCGCGCGCCATTGTCGAGCGTAACCGCGAACAGCCGATGACACGCACCAAAGAACTGGCAGAAGTGGTGGCGGCGGCAACGCCGGTGAAGGACAAATTCAAACATCCCGCGACCCGTACCTTCCAGGCGGTGCGCATCTGGGTAAACAGTGAACTGGAGGAGATAGAGCAGGCGCTAAAAAGCTCGCTCAACGTGCTGGCGCCAGGTGGGCGGCTTTCGATCATCAGTTTTCATTCGCTGGAAGACCGTATTGTGAAACGCTTTATGCGTGAAAACAGTCGTGGTCCGCAGGTTCCGGCAGGATTACCGATGACCGAAGAGCAGCTCAAAAAACTGGGTGGCCGTCAGTTGCGAGCACTAGGCAAGTTGATGCCGGGCGAAGAAGAGGTGGCAGAGAACCCTCGCGCCCGTAGTTCAGTTCTGCGTATTGCAGAGAGGACGAACGCATGA
- the murE gene encoding UDP-N-acetylmuramoyl-L-alanyl-D-glutamate--2,6-diaminopimelate ligase yields the protein MADRNLRDLLAPWVPDAPSRALREMTLDSRVAAAGDLFVAVVGHQADGRRYIPQAIAQGVAAIIAEAKDEATDGEIREMHGVPVIYLSQLNERLSALAGRFYHEPSDNLRLVGVTGTNGKTTTTQLLAQWSQLLGETSAVMGTVGNGLLGKVIPTENTTGSAVDVQHELAGLVDQGATFCAMEVSSHGLVQHRVAALKFAASVFTNLSRDHLDYHGDMENYEAAKWLLYSEHHCGQAIINADDEVGRRWLAKLPDAVAVSMEDNINPNCHGRWLKVTDVNYHDSGATIRFTSSWGDGEIESRLMGAFNVSNLMLALATLLALGYPLADLLKTGARLQPVCGRMEVFTAPGKPTVVVDYAHTPDALEKALQAARLHCAGKLWCVFGCGGDRDKGKRPLMGAIAEEFADVAVVTDDNPRTEEPRAIINDILAGMLDAGHVKVMEGRAEAVTCAVMQAKENDVVLVAGKGHEDYQIVGNQRLDYSDRVTVARLLGVIA from the coding sequence GTGGCAGATCGTAATTTGCGCGACCTTCTTGCTCCGTGGGTGCCAGACGCACCTTCGCGAGCACTGCGAGAGATGACACTCGACAGCCGTGTGGCTGCGGCGGGCGATCTCTTTGTAGCTGTAGTAGGTCATCAGGCGGACGGGCGTCGATATATCCCGCAGGCGATAGCGCAAGGTGTGGCTGCCATTATTGCAGAGGCGAAAGATGAGGCGACCGACGGTGAAATCCGTGAAATGCACGGCGTACCGGTCATCTATCTCAGCCAGCTCAATGAGCGTTTATCTGCACTGGCGGGCCGCTTTTACCATGAACCCTCTGACAATTTACGTCTCGTGGGCGTAACGGGCACCAACGGCAAAACCACGACTACCCAGCTTCTGGCGCAGTGGAGCCAACTGCTTGGCGAAACCAGCGCGGTAATGGGCACCGTTGGTAACGGCCTGCTGGGGAAAGTCATCCCGACGGAAAATACAACCGGATCGGCAGTTGACGTTCAGCATGAGCTGGCGGGGCTGGTGGATCAGGGCGCGACTTTTTGCGCGATGGAAGTTTCCTCCCACGGGCTGGTACAGCACCGTGTGGCGGCATTGAAATTTGCGGCGTCGGTCTTTACCAACTTAAGCCGCGATCACCTTGATTATCATGGTGATATGGAAAACTACGAAGCCGCGAAATGGCTGCTTTATTCTGAGCATCATTGCGGTCAGGCGATTATTAACGCCGACGATGAAGTGGGTCGCCGCTGGCTGGCAAAACTACCAGACGCGGTTGCGGTGTCGATGGAAGACAATATCAATCCGAACTGTCACGGTCGTTGGCTGAAAGTGACCGATGTGAACTATCACGACAGCGGTGCGACTATCCGCTTCACCTCAAGCTGGGGCGATGGCGAAATAGAAAGCCGCCTGATGGGCGCTTTTAACGTCAGCAACCTGATGCTGGCGCTGGCGACACTGCTGGCGCTGGGTTATCCGCTGGCCGATCTGCTAAAAACCGGCGCACGTCTGCAACCGGTTTGCGGACGTATGGAAGTGTTCACTGCGCCAGGCAAACCGACGGTGGTGGTGGATTACGCGCATACGCCGGATGCACTGGAAAAAGCCTTACAGGCGGCGCGTCTGCACTGTGCGGGCAAGCTGTGGTGTGTCTTTGGCTGTGGTGGCGATCGCGATAAAGGTAAGCGTCCACTGATGGGCGCAATTGCCGAAGAGTTTGCTGACGTGGCGGTGGTGACGGACGATAACCCGCGTACCGAAGAACCGCGTGCCATCATCAACGATATTCTGGCGGGAATGTTAGATGCCGGACATGTCAAAGTGATGGAAGGCCGCGCTGAAGCGGTAACGTGCGCCGTTATGCAGGCTAAAGAGAATGATGTGGTGCTGGTCGCGGGCAAAGGCCATGAAGATTATCAGATTGTTGGCAATCAGCGTCTGGACTACTCCGATCGCGTCACGGTGGCGCGTCTGCTGGGGGTGATTGCATGA
- a CDS encoding fruR/shl operon leader peptide, producing MCNLQPNKSRWAFFANLVGIWNKSSCRS from the coding sequence ATGTGCAATTTGCAGCCCAATAAGTCACGTTGGGCTTTTTTTGCGAATTTAGTAGGAATCTGGAATAAAAGCAGTTGCCGCAGTTAA
- the ilvN gene encoding acetolactate synthase small subunit: protein MRRILSVLLENESGALSRVIGLFAQRGYNIESLTVAPTDDPTLSRMTIQTVGDEKVLEQIEKQLHKLVDVLRVSELGQGAHVEREIMLVKIQASGYGRDEVKRNTEIFRGQIIDVTPSLYTVQLAGTSDKLDAFLASIRDVAKIVEVARSGVVGLSRGDKIMR from the coding sequence ATGCGCCGGATATTATCAGTATTACTCGAAAATGAATCAGGCGCGTTATCCCGCGTGATCGGCCTTTTTGCCCAGCGTGGCTATAACATTGAAAGCCTGACCGTTGCGCCAACCGACGATCCGACATTATCGCGCATGACTATCCAGACCGTGGGCGATGAAAAAGTGCTTGAGCAAATCGAAAAGCAATTACACAAGCTGGTCGATGTGTTGCGCGTGAGCGAGCTAGGGCAGGGCGCGCACGTTGAGCGGGAGATTATGCTGGTGAAAATTCAGGCCAGCGGCTATGGACGTGACGAAGTGAAACGCAATACGGAAATATTTCGTGGGCAAATCATTGATGTCACGCCTTCGCTTTATACCGTTCAACTGGCAGGCACCAGCGATAAACTCGACGCATTTTTAGCATCGATTCGCGATGTGGCGAAAATTGTTGAAGTTGCCCGCTCCGGCGTCGTCGGTCTTTCGCGCGGCGATAAAATAATGCGTTGA
- the mraZ gene encoding division/cell wall cluster transcriptional repressor MraZ gives MFRGATLVNLDSKGRLSVPTRYREELLGNAAGQMVCTIDIHHPCLLLYPLPEWEIIEQKLSRLSSMNPVERRVQRLLLGHASECQMDGAGRLLIAPVLRQHAGLTKEVMLVGQFNKFELWDETTWHQQVREDIDAEQLATENLSERLQDLSL, from the coding sequence ATGTTCCGGGGAGCAACGTTAGTCAATCTCGACAGTAAAGGGCGCTTATCGGTGCCCACCCGTTATCGGGAAGAGCTGCTCGGGAACGCTGCCGGTCAAATGGTGTGTACCATTGACATTCATCACCCATGTCTGCTGCTTTACCCCCTTCCTGAATGGGAAATTATCGAGCAAAAATTATCGCGTCTGTCGAGCATGAACCCGGTTGAGCGCCGTGTGCAGCGCCTTCTGTTAGGTCATGCCAGCGAATGTCAGATGGATGGCGCAGGTCGATTGTTAATCGCGCCAGTACTGCGGCAACATGCCGGGCTGACAAAAGAAGTGATGTTGGTTGGACAGTTCAATAAGTTTGAACTGTGGGATGAAACAACCTGGCATCAACAAGTCAGGGAAGATATCGACGCAGAACAGTTGGCTACCGAAAACTTATCGGAGCGGCTGCAGGACTTGTCTCTATAA
- the ftsL gene encoding cell division protein FtsL — protein MISRVTEALSKVKGSMGSHERHALPGVIGDDLLRFGKLPLCLFICIILTAVTVVTTAHHTRLLTAQREQLVLERDALDIEWRNLILEENALGDHSRVERIATEKLQMQHVDPSQENIVVQK, from the coding sequence ATGATCAGCAGAGTGACAGAAGCTCTAAGCAAAGTTAAAGGATCGATGGGAAGTCACGAGCGCCATGCCTTGCCTGGCGTCATTGGTGACGATCTTTTGCGATTTGGGAAGCTGCCACTCTGCCTGTTCATTTGCATTATTTTGACGGCGGTGACTGTGGTGACCACAGCACACCATACCCGTTTGCTGACCGCTCAGCGCGAACAATTGGTGCTGGAGCGAGACGCTTTAGACATTGAATGGCGCAACCTGATTCTTGAAGAGAATGCGCTCGGCGACCATAGCCGGGTGGAAAGGATCGCCACGGAGAAGCTGCAAATGCAGCATGTCGATCCATCACAAGAAAATATCGTAGTGCAAAAATAA
- the ftsI gene encoding peptidoglycan glycosyltransferase FtsI — protein sequence MKAAAKTQKPKRQEEHANFISWRFALLCGCILLALAFLLGRVAWLQVISPDMLVKEGDMRSLRVQQVSTSRGMITDRSGRPLAVSVPVKAIWADPKEVHDAGGISVGDRWKALANALNIPLDQLSARINANPKGRFIYLARQVNPDMADYIKKLKLPGIHLREESRRYYPSGEVTAHLIGFTNVDSQGIEGVEKSFDKWLTGQPGERIVRKDRYGRVIEDISSTDSQAAHNLALSIDERLQALVYRELNNAVAFNKAESGSAVLVDVNTGEVLAMANSPSYNPNNLSGTPKEAMRNRTITDVFEPGSTVKPMVVMTALQRGVVRENSVLNTVPYRINGHEIKDVARYSELTLTGVLQKSSNVGVSKLALAMPSSALVDTYSRFGLGKATNLGLVGERSGLYPQKQRWSDIERATFSFGYGLMVTPLQLARVYATIGSYGIYRPLSITKVDPPVPGERVFPESIVRTVVHMMESVALPGGGGVKAAIKGYRIAIKTGTAKKVGPDGRYINKYIAYTAGVAPASQPRFALVVVINDPQAGKYYGGAVSAPVFGAIMGGVLRTMNIEPDALTTGDKNEFVINQGEGTGGRS from the coding sequence ATGAAAGCAGCGGCGAAAACGCAGAAACCAAAACGTCAGGAAGAACATGCCAACTTTATCAGTTGGCGTTTTGCGTTGTTATGCGGCTGTATTTTACTGGCGCTGGCTTTTCTGCTCGGGCGCGTAGCGTGGTTACAGGTTATCTCCCCGGATATGCTGGTTAAAGAGGGCGACATGCGCTCTCTTCGCGTTCAACAAGTATCCACCTCACGCGGCATGATTACTGACCGCTCTGGTCGCCCATTAGCAGTAAGTGTGCCGGTAAAAGCGATCTGGGCTGACCCAAAAGAAGTGCATGACGCTGGTGGTATCAGCGTCGGTGACCGCTGGAAGGCGCTGGCTAACGCGCTTAACATTCCGCTGGATCAGCTCTCAGCCCGCATTAACGCCAACCCGAAAGGACGCTTTATTTATCTGGCGCGTCAGGTAAACCCTGACATGGCGGACTACATCAAGAAACTAAAACTACCGGGGATTCATCTGCGTGAAGAATCTCGCCGTTATTATCCGTCTGGCGAAGTGACCGCTCACCTCATCGGCTTTACCAACGTCGATAGTCAGGGGATTGAGGGTGTCGAGAAGAGTTTCGATAAATGGCTTACCGGGCAGCCGGGCGAACGCATTGTGCGAAAAGACCGCTACGGTCGCGTAATTGAAGATATTTCTTCCACCGACAGCCAGGCAGCGCACAACCTGGCGCTGAGTATTGATGAACGCCTGCAGGCGCTGGTTTATCGCGAACTGAACAACGCGGTGGCCTTTAACAAGGCGGAATCCGGTAGTGCCGTGCTGGTGGATGTCAACACCGGTGAAGTGCTGGCGATGGCTAACAGCCCGTCATATAACCCAAACAATCTGAGTGGCACGCCGAAAGAGGCGATGCGTAACCGTACCATCACCGACGTGTTTGAACCAGGTTCAACCGTCAAGCCGATGGTGGTGATGACTGCGCTGCAACGCGGCGTCGTGCGGGAAAACTCGGTACTGAATACCGTTCCTTATCGAATTAACGGCCACGAAATCAAAGACGTGGCGCGCTACAGCGAATTAACCCTGACCGGGGTATTACAGAAGTCGAGTAACGTCGGTGTTTCCAAGCTGGCGTTAGCGATGCCGTCCTCAGCGTTAGTAGACACTTACTCACGTTTTGGACTGGGAAAAGCGACCAATTTGGGGTTGGTCGGAGAACGCAGTGGCTTATATCCTCAAAAACAACGGTGGTCTGACATAGAGAGGGCCACCTTCTCTTTCGGCTACGGGCTAATGGTAACACCGTTACAGTTAGCGCGAGTCTACGCAACTATCGGCAGCTACGGCATTTATCGCCCGCTGTCGATTACTAAAGTTGACCCCCCGGTTCCCGGTGAACGTGTCTTCCCGGAATCCATTGTTCGCACCGTGGTGCATATGATGGAAAGCGTGGCGCTACCGGGCGGCGGTGGCGTGAAGGCGGCGATTAAAGGCTATCGTATCGCCATTAAAACCGGTACTGCGAAAAAGGTCGGGCCGGATGGTCGCTACATCAATAAATATATTGCTTATACCGCAGGCGTTGCGCCTGCGAGTCAGCCGCGCTTCGCGCTGGTTGTTGTTATCAACGATCCGCAGGCGGGTAAATACTACGGCGGCGCCGTTTCCGCGCCGGTCTTTGGTGCCATCATGGGCGGCGTATTGCGTACCATGAACATCGAGCCGGATGCGCTGACAACGGGCGATAAAAATGAATTTGTGATTAATCAAGGCGAGGGGACAGGTGGCAGATCGTAA
- the leuL gene encoding leu operon leader peptide, with amino-acid sequence MTHIVRFIGLLLLNASSLRGRRVSGIQH; translated from the coding sequence ATGACTCACATCGTTCGCTTTATCGGTCTACTACTACTAAACGCATCTTCTTTGCGCGGTAGACGAGTGAGCGGCATTCAGCATTAA